The Ananas comosus cultivar F153 linkage group 6, ASM154086v1, whole genome shotgun sequence genome segment ATGGACTGACGTTCACTTCTGCATCGAGCAGGTTCAGTTGTGTATATGAATCTTCCTGATCAAAACAACTCCAAtatagttaatatatatttctcacCTCGCCGCTGCATTTCAAGCTTCTGATTCATGCCAAGAACTCATTATATACATTTGCCCACTCTTAATAGTAGAAATTGGAATCCTTCTTAACTGCCGCATCCTTGCAAAGCATCGAACGCACTTCCATGCTTGATCTAGGAGGTTCCAGATCTTTCTCTTGCAGTGCATTGCCAAGCAGCTGTTGCATCTGGGATGCAAATGTATCATCCAATACCTGTACGTGAAAACCTCTAATTAGATCAGTCTTTAGATGAAATAAAAAACGAGTGGCTTGTGTACAGATATGGGTAACTGATCAACTAGCAGTTGAAAGCTATAAAGAGCACTTCTCATCATAGACTAAGGTACTTACAGCAACCGTGACTCTTGCACCTTTATACCAAGAGCGATTCTCTTTCCGGTTCTCCAAGAAACTAAGAACATCCTGTAATTGAAGGTTGATTTAGAATACATTATAAGAACAACAGCGAGAAGCTagcaaaatagaagaaaatccACGTACTTGACCCAATCTATCCCAAAACCCTCGGCATACGGCCACAAATACATGAACCCCAAATACAGTACGGACATGATTAATAGTTTCTACAAGCTGATCCTTTAACGGTTGCATTCTGCTCCGAATGTCTGATTCCATAATCATGTCCTTTGAGTCCTGAATAATCTTCTTAAGCTTTGTGTTGCTCTGCAAACGAGTCTGCATTCGACAAAATTAAAAGACAGTCATTACAGATATCATGCTATCATTTGTCTTCTAATAATGAAACATTTTCCACTTCTAGACATCTCCCACCCAATTGTtgtacaaattataaatataactgTCAAAGAGATAATTTAACAAGAAAGAATTTTCCAgatatactcacattttctgcAAGTTTCTCCACAACAGCTTGCAAGTAATTTCTGAACTTAGCTCTCAGAGTTACCGTTACTTCATTGAGGCAATCTCCAGCAACTGCATTTCCACCATCAGGCATACAAGAACCCCAAGATTTTAATTGGGCTTCTATTTTAGGCCGCAGCACATCAAGCAGTCTTTTCATCGTATTCAAAAGAATACCTAGctgaaaagggaaaagaaagaagatataGTGGTCAACTTCTACGAACTGCTAGTAAGTAAAATTTCTAGTAGTTCGATTAAACTGCTTACTTCGTCAGGCACAATATAAGGGGATATTGAATTGCGTTTGGCAAGTTTATGAACATATTTGAGGCCAAATTTTTTAGGTGTCATACTATCCTTCAGAGGAGCCAAAACATCTGCATACTGTTTCTCCAGAGCTTCAATCACTGCCTTCTCAACATCTGCAATAGCCTTGAAGTTTGAAAGGCAACAAAAGAAAATCAACCAAGTCAAGTGTTTATTATGGAAAGGAATACACAAACAGTAAGGACAATAGATGACATACAAACATACATTCTCGAGAGCGAAAATGTATTCTGGCCAACGGCAAATGATGACTTCATATTCCAGCAATGTATTCTTTAGTTGCTCGTACATATCATCAACAAATGGTGTTGTCATATGCTGTGTCCGAACTCCTGACCATTTCACCTGCTAATTGAAAAAAGTCACTACTGAAATCCAAATTAAGAAATGCTACAATTTTGAATGAAGAGCTAATGGCATTTCTGAAGCacaaaattagaataataaatCAGGAGGTCCATCTATTTCTTTATGgagaaaaaaaggtaaaaggaGAAACTCAGCGGATATTATTGAAAATTCAGGAAATAGCTAGTAATCACTCAACATAACTGCAATAAAACTTACCTTATCTAACTTGCAAGACTCAAGTAAACTGAGGCGCTTATCTTGAATccataatataatatacaagTGGAACAACTCCTTAGCATCAACACCTCCTTTAATGGGGCTGTTAAGatattatgaaaaatataactaaaagGAGAGTGGCTTAAAGGAAACGAGACATTAGACGAAAAactgtataagaatttaccatATGTTCCAACTAGCAAGATCCTTCTGAAACTCAGCAGTTGCAATCACAAGATCAGCCACTGGTGACGAAGGGCCAGTTGGAGGACATGCAACTAGGAATGCGCGCAGTCTACTAGAAAGCTCGACACTGTAAATGGATGCAGCTAAATTTGGAAGGTCGACAAAACTGTAATAAGAATAAAATGTGTCAACAATAAGTTAAATAACAATAACATAAACTCCTTTGCATAGTTCTTAcagtaaatttatttatgacAGAGCTCTATTTAGAATATATAAGGTTTACAAGTACAAAAGATAGatatcatagtacttgtgtaatTCTTTTTCTGGTTTCTTTATTGGCTACAGATAGGGATAAACAAAAAACTACAAGCCACGAAATGCTTTAGATCAGTCAAACAAGACTATCGGTACTTTTAGAGATAAACTTCTAAAGTTTGTCGCAAATATATCGCAAATATATCTAAGTGCAGAACATTCAGCAACTATGAGTAAAAAACTGTGTAAAACAAAGGAACTACAAATTGATCTTACCTAGGAAGTACATGCTGATTATGAATTTCAATGTCAGTAGATATCTCATTTCGAATATTGAAGCACAACGCTCTCATTTTCTGGTAAGCAGTAGAATAAGTCACAACATCCATCAGATTGCATTCAGTGTTCCCTGCAACATACTCATCAGTCTCAAGCAAGTGCCTCCTAGCTCTCTTCTTAGCAGCAGCCTGAGCATATATGGTGTGTTAAATATCACATTAGAAACCCAAATTTAAGCACCAAAAGCAAAATCATTGATATAGATGAACCTGGAAATATTTGCACAGCTTTAGTTGGGCTTCAGGAGATAAAATGTCATAGAGAAGATTATACAACTTCACTGCCGGTGCTAGTGCTGGTGCTGGCAATCCGGTAGCAGGCCTAAAACCTTCCACCATTCCCGAAGGTAAAGACTCATCTAATGACTTGTAATTCTCGAAAAGCATCTCCAAATTATGTTCAATCTGCTCCTTGATTTCTCCAAGAATGCGGTTCTAATAAAGAAGCGTAATTTTACATGTTACTTTAGATAGTGTTTCCAAAACAACAGCTGAGAAAGAACTTGTATAAGGAAAAAAGACAAACACAAAAGTTAAAACCTAAAAAAAGAATCAGCAATATGGAGCTTGACATTACAAGGTGGAAATCATCTTTGAAGAACCACaagaaagtaataaaaaaattaaggtgTCAAAAAGTACCAAATTGTTTTGTAGTATATTTTATCATTTACATAGGATTGTATTGTGTATTCACAACCAAACTAATCCCAAAGCAGTGCATCAGTTAATAAGAGCAACAGAATGATTACACCAGCTAGaacttgatattaaaaaaaatatgaacaaCACCAACAGATATTGTTAATTGAAATACGGACAAAGAATAACTAAATAGAATAGGAATATTTCTGAATATGCTAAATAAGTACCTCTTGATGACTCAATGTATTGTTACTACGGCTCTTCATAACTACCGGAAGCAGCAGATCATGAACCAGCGTAAGACAGTCCTCTGTGGGGGTTGCCACATCCATAACATATGAAAGGTACCTGAGAAGTATTTAACACCACTAGTGACAAggttattttgataaatttaacaTGCAACACCCAATAAGAGAAGATCATTAAACTTTAATAGTAATGGCAAACTTTAGATTCAGAGCAAGCCATAAATTGCTCTTAAGTTCAATTCTATATTTATTGGGAAGCTCATGTTGATTTAGAATAGCAGCAAGCAAATAATATCATatcttttttaacaaaatattatgaCAAGAATGTACCTTAATTTGGTGTAAGCATCTGAAACTCCATAATAAGATGCAAATTCTGTCAATAACCATTTCCAAGATCCATGCAACAACAAGTTTCTTTGTTGAAAATGCTGGGTTTTCATAGCTACTTCAAGAACAATATCATATGCCACAGTCTCTGCAACAGAGCCATACTGTAAAGGTAGAAGATATTAGAAAAGCAATTATGGCATATACAACTAtcagaacaaatagaagaaacCTCTAGACAACTACATGACCTCAAGCAAACACCAATAGATAGAAAGATCTAAGCCAGAGAATACAACAATTTGTAGGAAAAAATTATACAAGATTAACACAGCAGTTAACGAATGTAGAGATAAAGACTCCACAAAACACAAGTAAACTCTTCCTGAAATCTGTGACATCTAAATCTGCTTGACTTTTTCTTGGTATTGTATAGTTTTTCCTGCTCACAATCTGCTCCCAACTTGAAATAAGCAAGGCAACAGTAGGATAGTCAAGGCTTTCCATGAACTCATTGATTCACGACAAACAGGTCCCAATGAGGCTTATTTTAACTTGAGAATAGGATCCAAAATTAAACGAAACacactttcttttgttttcttttctttacttttctttttagagAGAGGCAGCAAGCTACTCgatttgttcatttttttaaagaacTAAAATCcgctagaaatgtgaagcaaccaGGCTTCGTACTTGGAACCCAGGTACCAAACATCAAGCCCTTAACGAATTGTGCTAGGTATGGTCTAGGTATGGTCTGTTAAGCAAAATACACTTTATTACTAAATGATTAGGCAAATGCATTAGAATTTCAAGTTTTATTATAGGATCtcatgacaaataaaaaaaaatgaagaattgGGAATTGTGGGCTGAAGAGTACGTGCAAGATATTGATGCCATTGCCACTGAAAGCATTGGACCTTAAACATGAACAAGATGCAATGAACATCTTAACAGCTTACTATCAGAATGGCTCCCATACCTTCAAATTGCCGTTCTCATCAAGAGTAGTTGTATAATTTGCATACAGTTGTATTCGGCCGACAAGTTCATGTTCTGGTTCACGATATATCGACCACCAGCGAAGTTTGTTTGTCTGCATGGAAGAAATTTTGAGATCACAACAGAAATAAATCCTTTCAGTTCGAATGAATACCAAGGGCTTGGAAACTCTTACCGGATCCTCAGCAATGCTAGCTACTTGACCTACGACACGACCACAAGACTTTCCTTTGGAATCATAGATGTCAATAATTAGATCATCTCCTAAGCTGTCAGGGAAGCTGCAATATCCAGGCAAGTGTGTTAATGCACACCTCAACTATTGCATCAAACTAGTTGAACTACTTGATTTTAGAGAAAATGATTAATTTCTTCTGCAAAGAATACATGTAGAGAAATTTAAGCATCAACTTAGTAACAACTATTTGAAGAAAGGTAGTTTATACATACAAAACATGTGTTTCACCAGATCCAGGTTGCATCCGAACACAGCTATCTTCAGCTGAACTTTTGAGCCTCAACTGGCAAGAGTATGTTTCTGAGAAAACCAGTAGTTCATCAGAGAAGATTGCTAATGCTAAATGCTCtaaaagaatgtaatatacaATACCTTGTACAATTTCATACGATGAACTGCTGCGCAGAGTAGTGACTCCAACTTTAAGAAGCCCAGATACTTGTTTAATGTACTGAGCACTCGCATGCATATATGCCAAGCTATGCCTTGAGAAGGAACTATTAGCAGGGAGGTGCGGTAAAACACGTACTTTCCGAAGTGACTCCCATCCTGATGAGAGAGTTGACTGTACATTGGACAAACGATACCGAAGTGTCTCAATTTTTACCACTGGGCTTCTCAATGATGAGAAACTGCATCCAGAAGGCATATCCAGCGACATTCTAACTTTACGAACTGATCATGAGCAGAAAATCTTGTTAGAGTCCATTATCTATTtagattataataataaaaaaaacagacACTGGAAGGGGAAAGAGTTCTCAGTGCCCCCATTAACTGTATGAAATATGAGCTGGCCTTATCAGAATTCCAAACATCTCACAGAATTACCAGTTTTCACTAATAAGAACTTAAGAAAGCAAAATATACTGTTAGTGAAATAAGCTGCACACCTTGGACCTTCAGCTTGCCAATTGTTTTCTTGGGCTTTGGTGCAGCTCCTTCACTGCTGAGCTCTGATGTCCGCTTGGCCAGCAGCTCCTCCTCTGATTGTAGCAAGATTTGCTGCAAGCTACAACACGAAGTAGGAAAGACTGAGATTTAGTTTATACTTGACTTAATAAGGTAAAGGTCCAACATGTATATGCAGCATATGCTTATATTTAACTATGAAAACTACCAACAGCTGCAACAAAAACTGATACACCACTAATAGGAGTGCAACATAAATTTTGGCctctaattttactttttaaaagaGAAAGCTGAAAGATATGTCTGCATATCCAGTATCTCCAGCAGTGGAATTTGTATCCAGTGGAAAGAATAGCTAGCACATTGAAAATattgctattaatagcatagaaTTTCAACAATCTAGGAGACTAGGACTAAAGCTAAATTACATGTCAGCAGCAttataaaacaaaacaataacAGCACTCAGCACTAAACATTTATTACACtcttctcaaaatttaaatgacCAGGATGATTTAACTAACAAGAATAATGAGTTCCAACTGAATAGACTCACTTACCCAAATGTACTTCGCAACAGTGCACATTCATTTTCCAGAAAAATGGGAGCTTCCATGCAGCCTCTAGCCCATGAATGAAGGCATAATCGAACACATGCATCATATGCAATCACAGAGTGCCAAGGTCCTTGTCCACTAAAATCCAAGGAAACAAATGAGTTACAAAGAAATAAGAAATGTGAATACAAGTTATTAATGAATATCTAACAATTATACCTGGCATGAAAAGTGGGAACTTTAGCAGGTAATGAACTAGAGGATGCACCAACTTCTGCACCACCTAGTGTAGTCCTGTAAAGCGGGAGGAATGGTTTAAATTAAAGAAACAGATAACAGGGTAAATTTAGATACTTTGCATAATGTGTAACACAAAGTCATTACTATATTAAGAACCTCGAATTTTGGTCAGGTATATTGCTTCCTTCATTAACATGAGAACTTGGCTCCTTTCCTAAAGTTGAACTATTAGATCCAATAGTTCGAGTACAGCAAGATCTGGCGGCTGATATTTGATCAGTAGCTTGGGAAATTTCTTCATCACAGCCATGTATAGGTGGTGCACTGGGAACACCAGTAAAACCATTCTGCAAACAAATTTACACAGGTATGAGCACAAGTAAAATGGACTTCATTTGTTGACAcagcaaaaaaatttctaactgTGCAAACTAGCTGAATTAGTGAAAGATGGATTCAATGTCCAATAACAGCTGAAACATAAGTTCACcataaattaaagaattagCATCCCCTCCCGTCACCATATTGTTCAATCTCAACTGTTCAACTAAATTATGTAAAGGACAGCAAATTGAGCACAGAAGCAAGAATTTTATTGCATCTGGTATAATTGCCATAAACCTTCAGTCAATTGAAAGAACAGGCGCCCTTTCTAAGTTTCAAGGATAGCCCATAATACTATATCTAAACATTTTAACCCAATAAGAATGTTCTTGTTGTTTGGTATTTGATGTGAGGTCATGTAGTGCATACGCCCGGTGACATCGCACAAGTGAAATTCAAGGTAGGCTGCTCTCTGTACGTGAGAAAGATCcaggaaaaagagaaataagGATTTATCTGACAGGCTATATCAACTAAAACTTGCAGTATCCAGCTACAAACACTAGAATTTTGACATTGAAAGCAAAGCCCTGACTTGTAAAAAACTAGCCCTGCAAAGATTAGCGTACTGTGTAAAGAAAAAACCATCTATTCTAAACAGAAGACCTGCAAACAGACAATGTGATGAAAAGGACACTGTATCTGCAGTTAGAAGAGAATTTTATTGGAAATGCGGCACATTTCagctataaataatatatgtagagGTTTGTGATGGAACCAACAAACAATCTATCAGACCCGAAGTTCCTATCGCACCATAGCTCAAACCTGGCTTTCATATTCCAGTccaacattatttttcttaaaagcaATTTAACATAACCTGACTCGTAAAACAATTTACAATCATTCTTCTATTATCTGTTCTCAATTTCCTCAAAACTAAAAAGACTATCTGCAGTATCTAAATTTGGTAGACAATATAATCAATAAAATGTCAACTTCAAAGGTACATCAGTTGAACAATTCAAAAGATAAGACACAGCAATTGTTACCTATCAATCAACTCGGATAAAATAATAAGCTTCAAAGAACATTTAAGGAACTTTGAGGAACATGGAATTTTGAGGAACAAACCATGTTAGAGGGAACTTTCATATTATCTCTGAAGGGAGCGCGGTGAGAGTAGTTATCTGACTGGTAATTCCCTTGTGAAGTAACACTGGCTTTATCAGCTGCAACATTTGCAGCTTCTCTGAAGGGCACATTCCGGTTGTAGTTCTCCGCAGGGTTGATTCCTCGCGAAGCCCCATTTACGCCTCCATGGATCGGACGATCACGAGAGTAAGTCTCCCTAACATAACTGCCCCCATTAGGGACCCTCGCCTGACTTGAAAATTCCGAGCTACCGCCTGAATCCgagagctcctcctcctcctctacatACCCATTCACCCGAACCGGCTTCTTGAACTGCTGTGGCTGCTGCTGCCGGGGAGCAGTGTCCCTCGACGAACTGATATCGGAGTACCCATCGCTCGAATAGTATCGCGGCGCTGAGACTGGCCGCACATACCGGTTACCAATTCCTGATCTCCTTGAAGACCCATTAGGGTTATCATCGTCTCGCGAGGATGAGTCAATGGAATACCTCCCAACGTAATTCTCCGCCTCGGTGTCGGAGGACTCATCCATGTCGGATCCGGAGCCGCTCTCGACGTCCTCCGTGCGGATGGCGTGGGAAATGGGCATCGCAGCTTTTGGCAGGTGGCCACTCCGAAACTTCTCTGGCGGCGGGACGCCAAGCCCTCGTCCGCCTCCACCGCCATTGCGGATGCTGCGAAAGGGGTCGATCCGGTTCTGCTGCCTCGAAACCGAACCCTGGCCCTATACATTGCCTCTCAATTAGATCAAGATaccaaaaaatagagaaatagagcGTGTAAGGGAGCAATGCTCACCTCGCGAACCCATCGAAGCGCGTTTGGATCGAGCCCCTCAGTGAACATGGCGGCCTCCGCCGAGGGTTTCGTTCATAAACCCTTCCCCACCAAAATTCCCAACGTAAACCTAGCAttgttcaaattcaaaaaaaaaagagaagaagatttGAGCACTATAACAATATTCTAATCAGATCCATTAGGTATACGAGGGTTTACTCCGAACCAAGAGATCAAGAACACAATGCTCCCACTAAATCGCCACCAGAgtatccaaaaaaaattcaaaaaaatagggtatatccctccGACAGCGACACAAATTCACCCAAAACGATCATGAAAAATCCAAACAAaatgttaagaaaaaaattgcTTACTTTGAAGAAAAGTGCTCCGGATTGGAAATTTTGGAGGATTATCTTCACCGATTAAATCGACAAAAATGCGAACGCGAAGCTCACAGTGAACtcgctcctctcctctctctttgttttttttcaaaaaaattcaaacaattagAGGGAGCATAAGGTGTGAAGAAGAGAGCGATGGGGAGAGAAAGAGACAAGAGACAGAGTCGCGGACGTATGCggagaattattattattattaaaatttaaaaagaaaaaaagaaaatttctgaTTCCTTACAATGTTAACGGAAAGGGCCAACCACGTTCCCGACGCCGTTAGATGTCCCGCGCGAGGGTGACGTGGCGGCGCGGCACCGTTGGGCTCCGTAACGGTCGAACGTTAGTGGGAGTGAAAAGACGCGGTCGCCCACCACGGCACCACCCCCACTCCCCCGTTACCGTCGCGGACGGAAAGGACAAGCACGTTCTAGACGCCGTTAGATTCCCAACGGGAGGATGACGTGGCGGGGCCGCGCCGTTGGGGCCTTGTAACGGTCGAACGTTAGtggggggagaggaggaggtgggagCGTCCCACACTACACTCAAGCCGCTATATACACTcggattaattaattagttaattaattaattaattagtgtatTTGAGTCGCTTCAGATCGCTCGGATGTGCGACGCGTGTCAGAAGGGACGATTGAGCTCGAGCGAAGATATATGCTAATTTAATTAGTCATATTTGCCtagatttctatttttattttttattttcctttttaggTGCGCTCGACCGCTGGATTTGACACTTGTCGAGCATCCGTGGGATCATCCGAATACTTTACATAATTCACATGTGTGATTGGAGTGATGTAGCGAAGTGCTCATCGTAGGACCGGGACCACCACTTTCGAAATTCTTCACGGTCAACAATCTACAGCAGCAGTGTGAACCAGCACatgtttcaattttaaaattttaaattttaacacacgtttcaattttaaaatttcaaaatttaatatctagttaatttatatttttcaattaaacttatttattaaaaaaatgaactgGGTAGAATGTTGCCATTCtctcagaaaaaataaaaactatatatcCTTCTCAGTATTCATGAATAAGGGGTGCATTCAGGGAGAATTATTTGATTGTATGTGGCTTtaactatatatagttataattgGATATAggttcaaatataatatttaatttgataaactacaaaaaaaaaaaaaaactcaactgCAACAACTAGAATTAGATTGAAATTAATAGGTTCCAACAACAGCAATCAGAGAAAATAAGTTAGATAAAAGACATGTTAACTTTGCTTATCgtcttttaaataaaaaaaaaaaacttccacATTG includes the following:
- the LOC109711557 gene encoding uncharacterized protein LOC109711557 isoform X2 encodes the protein MFTEGLDPNALRWVREGQGSVSRQQNRIDPFRSIRNGGGGGRGLGVPPPEKFRSGHLPKAAMPISHAIRTEDVESGSGSDMDESSDTEAENYVGRYSIDSSSRDDDNPNGSSRRSGIGNRYVRPVSAPRYYSSDGYSDISSSRDTAPRQQQPQQFKKPVRVNGYVEEEEELSDSGGSSEFSSQARVPNGGSYVRETYSRDRPIHGGVNGASRGINPAENYNRNVPFREAANVAADKASVTSQGNYQSDNYSHRAPFRDNMKVPSNMNGFTGVPSAPPIHGCDEEISQATDQISAARSCCTRTIGSNSSTLGKEPSSHVNEGSNIPDQNSRTTLGGAEVGASSSSLPAKVPTFHASGQGPWHSVIAYDACVRLCLHSWARGCMEAPIFLENECALLRSTFGLQQILLQSEEELLAKRTSELSSEGAAPKPKKTIGKLKVQVRKVRMSLDMPSGCSFSSLRSPVVKIETLRYRLSNVQSTLSSGWESLRKVRVLPHLPANSSFSRHSLAYMHASAQYIKQVSGLLKVGVTTLRSSSSYEIVQETYSCQLRLKSSAEDSCVRMQPGSGETHVFFPDSLGDDLIIDIYDSKGKSCGRVVGQVASIAEDPTNKLRWWSIYREPEHELVGRIQLYANYTTTLDENGNLKYGSVAETVAYDIVLEVAMKTQHFQQRNLLLHGSWKWLLTEFASYYGVSDAYTKLRYLSYVMDVATPTEDCLTLVHDLLLPVVMKSRSNNTLSHQENRILGEIKEQIEHNLEMLFENYKSLDESLPSGMVEGFRPATGLPAPALAPAVKLYNLLYDILSPEAQLKLCKYFQAAAKKRARRHLLETDEYVAGNTECNLMDVVTYSTAYQKMRALCFNIRNEISTDIEIHNQHVLPSFVDLPNLAASIYSVELSSRLRAFLVACPPTGPSSPVADLVIATAEFQKDLASWNICPIKGGVDAKELFHLYIILWIQDKRLSLLESCKLDKVKWSGVRTQHMTTPFVDDMYEQLKNTLLEYEVIICRWPEYIFALENAIADVEKAVIEALEKQYADVLAPLKDSMTPKKFGLKYVHKLAKRNSISPYIVPDELGILLNTMKRLLDVLRPKIEAQLKSWGSCMPDGGNAVAGDCLNEVTVTLRAKFRNYLQAVVEKLAENTRLQSNTKLKKIIQDSKDMIMESDIRSRMQPLKDQLVETINHVRTVFGVHVFVAVCRGFWDRLGQDVLSFLENRKENRSWYKGARVTVAVLDDTFASQMQQLLGNALQEKDLEPPRSSMEVRSMLCKDAAVKKDSNFYY
- the LOC109711557 gene encoding uncharacterized protein LOC109711557 isoform X1: MFTEGLDPNALRWVREGQGSVSRQQNRIDPFRSIRNGGGGGRGLGVPPPEKFRSGHLPKAAMPISHAIRTEDVESGSGSDMDESSDTEAENYVGRYSIDSSSRDDDNPNGSSRRSGIGNRYVRPVSAPRYYSSDGYSDISSSRDTAPRQQQPQQFKKPVRVNGYVEEEEELSDSGGSSEFSSQARVPNGGSYVRETYSRDRPIHGGVNGASRGINPAENYNRNVPFREAANVAADKASVTSQGNYQSDNYSHRAPFRDNMKVPSNMNGFTGVPSAPPIHGCDEEISQATDQISAARSCCTRTIGSNSSTLGKEPSSHVNEGSNIPDQNSRTTLGGAEVGASSSSLPAKVPTFHASGQGPWHSVIAYDACVRLCLHSWARGCMEAPIFLENECALLRSTFGLQQILLQSEEELLAKRTSELSSEGAAPKPKKTIGKLKVQVRKVRMSLDMPSGCSFSSLRSPVVKIETLRYRLSNVQSTLSSGWESLRKVRVLPHLPANSSFSRHSLAYMHASAQYIKQVSGLLKVGVTTLRSSSSYEIVQETYSCQLRLKSSAEDSCVRMQPGSGETHVFFPDSLGDDLIIDIYDSKGKSCGRVVGQVASIAEDPTNKLRWWSIYREPEHELVGRIQLYANYTTTLDENGNLKYGSVAETVAYDIVLEVAMKTQHFQQRNLLLHGSWKWLLTEFASYYGVSDAYTKLRYLSYVMDVATPTEDCLTLVHDLLLPVVMKSRSNNTLSHQENRILGEIKEQIEHNLEMLFENYKSLDESLPSGMVEGFRPATGLPAPALAPAVKLYNLLYDILSPEAQLKLCKYFQAAAKKRARRHLLETDEYVAGNTECNLMDVVTYSTAYQKMRALCFNIRNEISTDIEIHNQHVLPSFVDLPNLAASIYSVELSSRLRAFLVACPPTGPSSPVADLVIATAEFQKDLASWNICPIKGGVDAKELFHLYIILWIQDKRLSLLESCKLDKQVKWSGVRTQHMTTPFVDDMYEQLKNTLLEYEVIICRWPEYIFALENAIADVEKAVIEALEKQYADVLAPLKDSMTPKKFGLKYVHKLAKRNSISPYIVPDELGILLNTMKRLLDVLRPKIEAQLKSWGSCMPDGGNAVAGDCLNEVTVTLRAKFRNYLQAVVEKLAENTRLQSNTKLKKIIQDSKDMIMESDIRSRMQPLKDQLVETINHVRTVFGVHVFVAVCRGFWDRLGQDVLSFLENRKENRSWYKGARVTVAVLDDTFASQMQQLLGNALQEKDLEPPRSSMEVRSMLCKDAAVKKDSNFYY